The DNA segment CTTCCGCGCCCGTGCCCGCGCTGGCGCCGCCGCCAGCGCCGTTGAGACACACGGCCTCCCCGGAGCTCTCCGCCTCCTGCACGTTATACTCGCCCTTCTTGCAGGCGGTGGACTGCACGTAGAAGGCCAGCCCGGCCCCCGCGGCCAAGAGCGCCGCGCCCCCCGCCGCGCCGCCCACAGCGACCCACAGCCACGGACCTGCGGGATGGAGATGCTCAAAGAGGGGGGACGAGCTAGGGGCTCGCCCCACCCGTCGGCATGCCAGGCTGGGccactcctgtcccctccccgaAGGCACAAGTTCAGTCCTCACGGGCCTGGCAGGGAGCCCCAGGGAACTCAGCCTTGGAGGAAAGGAGAGACCCCAGTAAGACCACTCATAACACCGCTGTGACCCTGACCCATTTGACCAGCTACCCCATcacggagggggagggggcagatatAAACCCCTAGCCATGGAGATACCTACAAGTAAACCAACTCATCCTCAAATGGATCAGGGTGGAGGGGACCCGCTGATTCCTCCACCCTAGAAAGTCCCCAGCCCCAGAGATACACGAAATGGGAGAGGGGATATTGTTGGGGTCCCCCGCCCCCATCCTCTGCCCTTGGTCCCTCTCCAACACCCCTTCTCTGCAGCAACACAGTGGAGGGTGAATTGGATCAAGTCTCCACCAAGCAGAACCCACCAAAAGTTAATGAAGTCCCTCCCCATAGCAGTCACAGCCCCGGAGGATCCCTTTCCTTGGGCTCTGGTCACTCCCTCTCCATCCgcttcccacccccaaccagcCCTCAAAGCCCCACCGTCTGGGAGCCCCTAACTTCTACTCTGGCTCACTTCAGTCTCATCTGTGGGAACGGAGAGCGAGGTAGGGACGGGGTCAAGAATTCCAAGGCGCAGGTCACACCTCCCTGGAGATCCCTCGCCTCACCCCCACACCCAGCCGCCACTTACCAGCCACGCGCACGGTGATGCGCCGTGTGTGGCGCCCATGCGCGTTGGTGGCTGCGCACTCGTACTCGCCGCCGTGGCTGCCCATGGCGCCCGCCACGCTCAACGTGCTGTTGTTGCTGGACAGGCCGATGTTGAGTGCCCCCGGGGGCGCGCGCCAGCTGATCTGGGCCGGGGGCCATGCCTCAGCCCTGCAGGTCAATGTGAAGTTCCCGCCCGGCCGCACGCCTCCAGGAGGTGAAGCAGCCAGCTCGGCCACCACCGGGCGGTCTGTAGGGGACAGGAGGTTGAGGGGGTCTCACCGCTGACCAAGTGCCCCCTTCTGCCCAACACAATCTGAGACCACCCCTTCTGAGATGGGCAGGCAAGGGTCCTGCCTCTTATCAGAGCCCCCTCCCCCTACAAGTGGGACTATTGTCAGGACTAAAATCCTTAGACCTGCTTCACTGAGTGGAAGGAGATGGGGAACCAAGCCAATGCACTTCAGACCCAGAATTTGAAGGTGCCATGATCTTGTTCCGCAGAGTTTTCATTACTCTGAGGTTTAGGCCGGGATTCCTTGTCCCCAGAAATGTGACTCAGGGAGATGCCCTTGAACTCCTCTGGGCCATCCTACCTCTTCTAGTGACTGTTCTGGAGAATGAATGTGCTCTATCTGGTGCTTCCCCCACTCACATTCCACGCCCACGGTGACAATCCGGGCATCCGTGCCGTGCGGGTTGGTGGCCAAGCAGCGGTAGCTGCCTGCATCCTCTCGGGACACGCGCAGCCGCTGTGGCCGGGGCGCGCCCTCCCTGGAGCAGCGCACTTGTGGCGAGGGGCGACCCCGGGCAGAGCAGGCCAGCGCAGCAGCCTCAGCCCCTTCCAACCACGTCTGGTGACTTGGGCAGGTAGATTCATCCATTTCCGGTGGTGCTGCAAAATAGCCATGGCAGGAGAGGGGGTGGTCAGGAGGGGCTCGGATCCAGGACACCCCCTATTCCCCGCCCGCCCACTTGGGCCTGGCTCACATTCCGCGCTCACGGAGACGGTCTTGACCATGGATCCGTGCTGGTTGGTGGCATTACAGATGTAGGTACCAGGTGCCAGTTCACTAGGGATTCGGGGGGCTCTGGCACTAGGGCCTGGGGGTGCCAGTGGCAGCAGCACCCCCTCACTGGTGCCGCCAGAGCCAATGCACTCCACACTTGGCTCTGGCTTCCCATCAACCTCACAGGAAAATAGTCGCCCAGAACCTTCCACCCATGTCCAATTGCTGGGGCAGCTCAGCTCCTCAAAACTGGGGCCATCTGAGGAGAAGAGGTCGTACAGGGACTGGAGGTCAGAAGAGGGTTATTCTGACATCCCTCATCTTGCCCCATGTTGTCCCCACTCACATTCCACAGTGACAGCCACATTTTTGGCTGCAGAGCCTCGAGCATTGGTGGCTTCGCAGCGGTAGGTGCCCGCGTGCTCCCGGGCCACATGCAGCAGGCCCTCGATGATGATCCCAGCCTCCCCAGAGCGCATGCAGCTCACGTTGGGAGGTGGGACCCCATGGGCCACACAGCTCAGGGAGGCCTCTGTTCCTTCCAGCCAGGTAATGCGTTCAGGGCAGCCCACACTGTCCAGCGCTGGTGCATCTAGAGGGGAGTGTTGTTGATTTGGGGGGTTTAGGGAACAGTGTAATGTCTCTAGACCCCTTTTCCCATCCCAGGAGAGCCAGGAAGCATTGGACAGGCTATGCTCCACAGAGGGACACCGAACCAAAGGAGTTTTGCACCAGTCGAGTCATGCACTGTTTTGGGGCTTCCTGAGCCCTAAGGTGTGCTTTTATCTGATTCCTACAAAGTGCCCACAGGACCCTCCCACCGTCTTTGGCCTAAAAATTGTTAGCCCGTTTGAAACACCCACCTTTCCAAGGCAGCCCAAACGCTGTGCGCCAGACGCCCGTGGACACGCCGACCCCTTCCCCTAGGTCCTTCTCCGAGGTCTTTCCCTTATCCCGCTCACCAGCCTCTTCCCTTTCCCAAAATCCCGCCCAAAGGCTGCGCACCCCCACTCACACTCCACCGTCAGAGTCACGTCTTTGACTGCCTCGCCCTGGGCATTGGTCGCGGTGCAGCGGTAAGTGCCGGCGAGCGCGCGAGTTACCGGACCGAGCAGGCCCAGTGCCAGCACCGACCCCCCGTCGGGCCGCGCGCAGTGCACCGAGGGCTCTGGGTTTCCACGGGCCTCGCAGCGCAGCGTCTGCTCTGGGCCCTCCGGCCACGTCCAGCTCCTGGGACAGTCCGAATCGTCCAGCCGGGGAGCGTCTGCGGGCAGAGACATGGGATGCTGAGAGGCTAGACGCGGACCGTGAGGTAAGCCTCCACTTCCTTCACTACAGCGCCAGGGACTGGAACCGGGCAAGCCCTTTGAGCTCAAGATGAGGGAGGCGAGAGGTTAAAGGCCAACTCACATAGGACGCGCAACTCGGCGCTCTCGTTCTTACTCAGGGTCTCCCCGTCCACCTCGAGGGTGGCGTCGCAGAAGAAGCCACGCCTGTCGTCGTTCTCGGTGGCGTTTAGCTGGAGCTGGGCGGGCTGTCCCGGGACCGCGGCTGGAATTCCGTCTAGTGTGACCAGGGCTCGGGGCCCAGCTGTGCAGGTTACTGTCACCGTTTTCCCCTCGGGGGCGTTGGGCTCGCTCAGGGTCAGGAGGGGCTCCGggaagcctgggggaggggcattgGTCGGGAGTCCACTGACCACGTCCCTCCTGCGGTTCAAGGCTGCCCCTTATCAGCCCGAACCTTCCCCGCTGCAGCCTAACCTAGGATACTGTGCCTTTCCTCTTGAGATGTTCAGGCTCCGCCCTTTCTCGCCCCGCCCCCTTGAGGTGGTCAGGCCCTATCTCTACGGATCCTCCTGGGGTCTGCAACCTTCCCCTTTGGGGGCGCTCAGACTCCGCCTCTCAAGCTACTATTCAGTCTGTCTTCCACCTGCCCCGCCCCTTCGGGACTCTCGGGCCACGCCTATTCCGATACCAAGCCCCACCCACTATTGGCCCCGCCTTCACGTTCCTCTGGCTCCACCCCCGAGCTGCGGAAGTACCGCTTCACTAGCTCTTACTGTAGACTGTCACGTTCTCCCGGCTCTCACGGCTTTCGCCCCCCAGGGTCACGTTGCAGACCAGCTGCCTGGCGCCCTCCTGCTCTGCGCTAGCTGTGGTTGTGGCAGTGGCCATGAAAGCGTCCCCCTCGAGGGTGATATCGGGACTCAGCCTCTGATCCCCCAGCGCCAGGTAGACCCCAGCCTCCGAGGCTGGAAACAGCCCATCCATGGCGCAGCTCACAGGTCTTTCTGAGTCCACTTCCAAGAGCCGAGGGGCAGCGAGGCGCGGGGAgtccagaggcagggctgggagtagAAGAACAGAGCTTGAACTTATGTATTGAACGCTCAATATGTTCTAAGCGCTTTACATGCtcaaagaggaaaataacttTCAGCTGGTGAGTGTCGGAGTAAGAATTAGAATTCAGGTTTCTCTGCCTCCAAACTTCTTAAATACCCGCCCGACCCCTTATGATCCCCTTCTCCTCACACCCACTCACCGAAGGTTCGGAGCTCTCTGGGGGCCGAGCTGTTTTCAAACAGCCCCAGGCCGTGAGGCCGCAGGTCCAGCTCCGCACGGCACGAGAAATTGGCCCCATGGTCCTCCCTCCGCGCCAGTACCGTGGCTGTGAGCACCGCGCCCCGCGCTCGGGGTGGCTCCCCGAAGAAGCTGCGACGGATCAGCTCTTGGGCGCCCCGCAGCAGGGTCAATGTGAGACTCCCACGAGGCCCAGCGCCGGGGACCCTACAGCTCAGGGTGAAGTTCTCGCCCACTGGCTGCCAGGCAGGCAGCGGCACCAGCTCTACACGATCTGGCCGTTCTACAAGGGGACAGATCACAGCTGTTGGAAACGCCAGGGCTCAGCAGGACGTGGCGTGGAAAGCAGGGATCAAGACGGGGAGGACATGGGGATCCAGAGGGTGGGGCCTGAAGGAGAGGACCCCGTGAcccagggggcggggcctgggagggagggaaaataGTGGAGTAAGAGCATGGCCGCTGAGAACTCACGAAAAGTGCGAATGAGCCCACGCGCTTGCAGTGTGCGCCGCGCGCAGCGGAAGAAGCAGACGGGCTGGGTCTCCGGTTCGCGGATGTCCACCAGCTGCCGCGCCAGCCAGCGCAAACCCCTCTGGGTCCCATTCCGGCGCAGTGAGGTCTCCAGGCCACCGCGTTCGGGCCGTGGGCAGTTGGTGCTGCAATTCAGCCACAGCGATCCTCCGCGTTCCACGAGCGCCACGCGGGGCTGCAGGTCCGCCCAGAAAGGCTCCTGTGCGATTGCTGCCCGGAGAAATGCGAGCTCAGCCTGGGAGCCATCTCCCTGGGATCTCAGCGCCCCTATACCGAGTCAGGGATTCCCAGGGAATGAACAGAGGCCAGAAAAATACTCAAGAGTCTTTACTGCCCAGACCTCAGGTTTACAAGCCCATTCCCACGGTCCAAACCTCGAGGGTGTTTCTGCAACATGGCAGTGGACAGCCCTGCTCTCCAAGGTGTCGATGGAGTGATGGGAAAGCatagggggaggggaaagatggGGTCTTCAACGCACATACCAAAGCTAGAAGGAGGGGACCCCAGGTGGGGGGAGGAAATGAACGGGTTCTCAGGGTTCTTGCCCGCAGAGGGGGAGACTCTTGTTGAAGCGAGGGCAAAAGAGAGATGAGGCTG comes from the Camelus dromedarius isolate mCamDro1 chromosome 27, mCamDro1.pat, whole genome shotgun sequence genome and includes:
- the ICAM5 gene encoding intercellular adhesion molecule 5 isoform X3, translated to MPAPSPGLHRALLGLWAALGLGLLGFSAIAQEPFWADLQPRVALVERGGSLWLNCSTNCPRPERGGLETSLRRNGTQRGLRWLARQLVDIREPETQPVCFFRCARRTLQARGLIRTFQRPDRVELVPLPAWQPVGENFTLSCRVPGAGPRGSLTLTLLRGAQELIRRSFFGEPPRARGAVLTATVLARREDHGANFSCRAELDLRPHGLGLFENSSAPRELRTFALPLDSPRLAAPRLLEVDSERPVSCAMDGLFPASEAGVYLALGDQRLSPDITLEGDAFMATATTTASAEQEGARQLVCNVTLGGESRESRENVTVYSFPEPLLTLSEPNAPEGKTVTVTCTAGPRALVTLDGIPAAVPGQPAQLQLNATENDDRRGFFCDATLEVDGETLSKNESAELRVLYAPRLDDSDCPRSWTWPEGPEQTLRCEARGNPEPSVHCARPDGGSVLALGLLGPVTRALAGTYRCTATNAQGEAVKDVTLTVEYAPALDSVGCPERITWLEGTEASLSCVAHGVPPPNVSCMRSGEAGIIIEGLLHVAREHAGTYRCEATNARGSAAKNVAVTVEYGPSFEELSCPSNWTWVEGSGRLFSCEVDGKPEPSVECIGSGGTSEGVLLPLAPPGPSARAPRIPSELAPGTYICNATNQHGSMVKTVSVSAESPPEMDESTCPSHQTWLEGAEAAALACSARGRPSPQVRCSREGAPRPQRLRVSREDAGSYRCLATNPHGTDARIVTVGVEYRPVVAELAASPPGGVRPGGNFTLTCRAEAWPPAQISWRAPPGALNIGLSSNNSTLSVAGAMGSHGGEYECAATNAHGRHTRRITVRVAG
- the ICAM5 gene encoding intercellular adhesion molecule 5 isoform X1 yields the protein MPAPSPGLHRALLGLWAALGLGLLGFSAIAQEPFWADLQPRVALVERGGSLWLNCSTNCPRPERGGLETSLRRNGTQRGLRWLARQLVDIREPETQPVCFFRCARRTLQARGLIRTFQRPDRVELVPLPAWQPVGENFTLSCRVPGAGPRGSLTLTLLRGAQELIRRSFFGEPPRARGAVLTATVLARREDHGANFSCRAELDLRPHGLGLFENSSAPRELRTFALPLDSPRLAAPRLLEVDSERPVSCAMDGLFPASEAGVYLALGDQRLSPDITLEGDAFMATATTTASAEQEGARQLVCNVTLGGESRESRENVTVYSFPEPLLTLSEPNAPEGKTVTVTCTAGPRALVTLDGIPAAVPGQPAQLQLNATENDDRRGFFCDATLEVDGETLSKNESAELRVLYAPRLDDSDCPRSWTWPEGPEQTLRCEARGNPEPSVHCARPDGGSVLALGLLGPVTRALAGTYRCTATNAQGEAVKDVTLTVEYAPALDSVGCPERITWLEGTEASLSCVAHGVPPPNVSCMRSGEAGIIIEGLLHVAREHAGTYRCEATNARGSAAKNVAVTVEYGPSFEELSCPSNWTWVEGSGRLFSCEVDGKPEPSVECIGSGGTSEGVLLPLAPPGPSARAPRIPSELAPGTYICNATNQHGSMVKTVSVSAESPPEMDESTCPSHQTWLEGAEAAALACSARGRPSPQVRCSREGAPRPQRLRVSREDAGSYRCLATNPHGTDARIVTVGVEYRPVVAELAASPPGGVRPGGNFTLTCRAEAWPPAQISWRAPPGALNIGLSSNNSTLSVAGAMGSHGGEYECAATNAHGRHTRRITVRVAGPWLWVAVGGAAGGAALLAAGAGLAFYVQSTACKKGEYNVQEAESSGEAVCLNGAGGGASAGTGAEGGTEAAGTAEAPAGGEVFAIQLTSA
- the ICAM5 gene encoding intercellular adhesion molecule 5 isoform X2 encodes the protein MPAPSPGLHRALLGLWAALGLGLLGFSAIAQEPFWADLQPRVALVERGGSLWLNCSTNCPRPERGGLETSLRRNGTQRGLRWLARQLVDIREPETQPVCFFRCARRTLQARGLIRTFQRPDRVELVPLPAWQPVGENFTLSCRVPGAGPRGSLTLTLLRGAQELIRRSFFGEPPRARGAVLTATVLARREDHGANFSCRAELDLRPHGLGLFENSSAPRELRTFALPLDSPRLAAPRLLEVDSERPVSCAMDGLFPASEAGVYLALGDQRLSPDITLEGDAFMATATTTASAEQEGARQLVCNVTLGGESRESRENVTVYSFPEPLLTLSEPNAPEGKTVTVTCTAGPRALVTLDGIPAAVPGQPAQLQLNATENDDRRGFFCDATLEVDGETLNAPRLDDSDCPRSWTWPEGPEQTLRCEARGNPEPSVHCARPDGGSVLALGLLGPVTRALAGTYRCTATNAQGEAVKDVTLTVEYAPALDSVGCPERITWLEGTEASLSCVAHGVPPPNVSCMRSGEAGIIIEGLLHVAREHAGTYRCEATNARGSAAKNVAVTVEYGPSFEELSCPSNWTWVEGSGRLFSCEVDGKPEPSVECIGSGGTSEGVLLPLAPPGPSARAPRIPSELAPGTYICNATNQHGSMVKTVSVSAESPPEMDESTCPSHQTWLEGAEAAALACSARGRPSPQVRCSREGAPRPQRLRVSREDAGSYRCLATNPHGTDARIVTVGVEYRPVVAELAASPPGGVRPGGNFTLTCRAEAWPPAQISWRAPPGALNIGLSSNNSTLSVAGAMGSHGGEYECAATNAHGRHTRRITVRVAGPWLWVAVGGAAGGAALLAAGAGLAFYVQSTACKKGEYNVQEAESSGEAVCLNGAGGGASAGTGAEGGTEAAGTAEAPAGGEVFAIQLTSA
- the ICAM5 gene encoding intercellular adhesion molecule 5 isoform X4, producing MPAPSPGLHRALLGLWAALGLGLLGFSAIAQEPFWADLQPRVALVERGGSLWLNCSTNCPRPERGGLETSLRRNGTQRGLRWLARQLVDIREPETQPVCFFRCARRTLQARGLIRTFQRPDRVELVPLPAWQPVGENFTLSCRVPGAGPRGSLTLTLLRGAQELIRRSFFGEPPRARGAVLTATVLARREDHGANFSCRAELDLRPHGLGLFENSSAPRELRTFALPLDSPRLAAPRLLEVDSERPVSCAMDGLFPASEAGVYLALGDQRLSPDITLEGDAFMATATTTASAEQEGARQLVCNVTLGGESRESRENVTVYSFPEPLLTLSEPNAPEGKTVTVTCTAGPRALVTLDGIPAAVPGQPAQLQLNATENDDRRGFFCDATLEVDGETLSKNESAELRVLYAPRLDDSDCPRSWTWPEGPEQTLRCEARGNPEPSVHCARPDGGSVLALGLLGPVTRALAGTYRCTATNAQGEAVKDVTLTVEYAPALDSVGCPERITWLEGTEASLSCVAHGVPPPNVSCMRSGEAGIIIEGLLHVAREHAGTYRCEATNARGSAAKNVAVTVESPPEMDESTCPSHQTWLEGAEAAALACSARGRPSPQVRCSREGAPRPQRLRVSREDAGSYRCLATNPHGTDARIVTVGVEYRPVVAELAASPPGGVRPGGNFTLTCRAEAWPPAQISWRAPPGALNIGLSSNNSTLSVAGAMGSHGGEYECAATNAHGRHTRRITVRVAGPWLWVAVGGAAGGAALLAAGAGLAFYVQSTACKKGEYNVQEAESSGEAVCLNGAGGGASAGTGAEGGTEAAGTAEAPAGGEVFAIQLTSA